TGGAATCCGAAGTCAGGAAAGGTGACACAGCGTCCAACGCCCGGAGTCACGAAGATCACCGCATTGGCAGTCGACAACCAAGGCAATACGCTGGTCTTCGATACCGGGCCAGATCAACAGGTGAAAGCGTTCACGCCGGACGGCAAGCAAATCTACGCAGTCGGCAAACCGGGTGGTCGCCCTAACCACGGTATCTACGACCCGCGAGCGATGCACGCGGTCCATTCAATCGCGGTCACCAGCGATGGCAAACTTTGGACTGTCGAAAATAGCGACAGCCCGCGGCGCGTGGCGGTGTGGAACCGCGATGGTGGACTGGTCCATGATTACATCGGTAACTCTGGGTATGCCGGACACAGCGGCTACCTTCATGCAACGGATCCGAATGTGGCGTTCATCGGCAACGTCGAGATGGCCCTACACCGCAGCAATGAACCGAACGCCGGTCGCTATCAGGTGAAACGCATTCTCTGGGATCCCAACGCCGACAAACATGAGGCCTTTCCGCTGTGGCCAATCAAGTCGCATTGGTTCTCCAGCCCGTATCACTTTTTCAGCGACGCCAGTGGCAAGCGTCGCGAGTACCTCTTCGTCCACGCCAGCCACAGTTTCGACGCGGTTTACATGCCGCGTGGCGACCATTGGCAACCCGTTTCTGCACTGGTCAAGTTAAGCGAACTGCCGAATGTCATCCGGGAAAATGTTTTCCCCGACGTGACTGATAAGGCTGGCTTGATCTGGAACGACGCCAACGACGATGGTGCGATCCAACGTGACGAATGCGAGATCGCTACCGAAGGCCTGCCGCTCAAACGCGTCGCCACCGACTGGGGCCGACGTCCGGGGGCGGATCTGAGCCTCTACTCCAACGGTGGCAGCGTCACGGGCGACCATCCCGTCCGCTACCAACCCGACCATTTTACACCCAACGGTGCTCCGGTCTATCGGCTGGCCGGTATCAAGCAGCTTGACCTCGTCGATGAGGGGGACCTCATGCCCGTGCCCGGCGAGAATCGCCTGCTCATGCTGAGCTTCAAGGGTTTTCCTAACAAGACAACTGGCATGATCAGCGTCGATCCCGACACGAGCGAGATCCAGTGGACTTACCCGAACCTCTATCCCAGCGTCCACGGTTCGCACCGCGCCCCGATGCCCAAACCCGGCTTGACGATCGGTCCACTACGGATCCTTGGCACCGCCGACGTCGGTGGTGACGCGGGCAATGTGTTTGCTCTGCGAGGCAACCTCGGCCAAGATTTTTACTTCACGACCGATGGTATTTATATCGGCGCGATGTTTCAGGACACCCGTCTTCCCGCACCGTCATTGCCCGACACCGAGTCGGAACTACGCGAGGTCTCGCTCAACCAGTTCACCGGCGGTGGCGAGCCGTTCAGCGGCTGGATGGGAAAACACGATGACGGCAAAGTGCGCGTCCTCACCAGTATGGCGAGGCAGGCGGTCATGGTCGCGATCGTGGAGGGCTTAGACACCATCCATCGCACCGAGCCGATGACACTTAAGGTGGATCGGCAGATGCTTGCTCAAGCCGAGTTGATGCAGAAGCGATCCTCTAATCACTCAAGCATCCAGCTAGCTCAGCAGTACACGATCAAGAGGATCGACAGTTCTCCAATGTCTAGCCAGGGCAAACCTGACAAGCCCTGGGCAAAGATTCCAGTGCTTGATATCGCTAGCAGCTCGTCGCCTTACACCGGACAAGCCCAAATCGCCTACGACACAGAATCGCTGTACCTGCGCTACGATGTGAAAGACACCAGCCCGTGGATCAACGACGGGAAAGATTTTAAGCGGCTATTTAAAACCGGTGATGTAATCGACTTCCAAATCGCCACCAACTCCCAGGCGGCAAAGGACCGCGTTGAACCAGAGATCGGCGACATGCGAGTGCTGATCGCACCGTTTGGCAACAGCAATGTCGCCGTGCTCATGCAGCCCTTGGTGGCTGGCGAGCCGGACGCTTCGCAATCACACCAATACGTCTCGCCGGTGCAGCCCAGGTTGTTTCAGCGCGTCGCATTGATCCAAGAAGCACGAATTCAATCCACTCGCCTGTCCGACCACTATGTGGTGGAAGCGGCGATCCCTTTCGCATCACTAGGCTTCACGCCCTCAGTCGGAACGCCCCTGCGAGGAGACCTCGGGTTCATCAGTTCGAACGAGTCGGGAAATGAGAATACCGCGCGGACGTATTGGGGGAACCAGCAGACCAACCTCGTCAACGATGAACCCGCCGAAGCGTGGCTCTATCCGGTTCACTGGCGCAAACTGATCTTTGGTGAATAGCAAATCATGTTGCCGATGCACTCAGTCTCGTCGCGGAGGGCAACGCTTGCTACTTCATTCCCTTCAGGCGAGCTAGCATCATCGACAGCATTGCCTTGGCGTTTGATGAATTACCTGAATTACTCGTAGCCTAGGATCCAGCCGGAGGTTTGCCTTGGTCCCAGGCTGGAAGCCTAGGCTACGTTTTTACAACCAACGACCGACCACGTCGGCTCACCCGTCTGCTTGCTCAGGACTTCCAGATCAATCGGCGGGCGTCCAGGACGAGGCTGAATAGCAATGGGATCACGAGCAGCGTGAACACGGTTGAGAAAAGCAAGCCGCCGACGACGATGGAGCCCAGGCCGCGATAGAGTTCGCTGCCCGATCCCGGTGCGATGACCAGCGGCAGCATTCCGAACACGCTGGTGCAGGTGGTCATGAAGATCGGACGCATGCGGGTGCGGACGGATTCGCGAATTGCCTCACGCGGTGGCATGGGTTCGGCGTCGCCTTCGCCGTCGTGGTGCCGACCGTGCATGTTGTTGAGGGCTTGGTGCACAATCAGAATCGCGTTGTTCACCACCACGCCAACCAGAATGACAAACCCCAGCATGGTTAAGACATCGAGTTGTTGAGTGGGATCGTTTTGGCGAATGAACCATAAGCCGATGAAGCCACCCACGGTCGCCAATGGCACAGTGAACATGATGACCAGCGGGTACAAGAAGTTTTCAAACAACGCGGTCATCAACAGGTAGGTGATCACCATCGCCAAAAAGAAGCGACTTAACGCGACACTGCCGATCGAATCCCAATTCCAACCTGTCCAGCGTCCCATCAGCGATGCACGGACTTCGGATAGGCGGTCGGCGTTGCCCGATAGTGAAACGAAGATGTCGTTGCCCAGGTGACCTGCGGCGCGGGCTTCGTCGACGATCTCCAGAATGGTCGCTTGGGCTTCTTCCAAGGCGATGTTTTCCGGTGGTGTGACTGACAGCGCGATCGCCCGTTGTTGTTCGACTCGGCGGATCTCTTGGGACGCTTCGGTAGGAACGAATTCAGCGATCTGGCCCAGCGGCACTATTGCGACTTCTCCGTTGGCTTCGCGAACCGAGATCGGTAGGTCAGGAACATCGTCGGGTGAAATTTCGATTGCTGGATCGCGGATCAACAATAAGTCAATGTTGTCACCTTGGAAATCGAAGTCGCCGACAAACGATCCATCGATCATCGCTCGAGCCGACATGGCCAGTTCGCTCACGCTAATGTTCAACCGTTTGGCGACCTCTTGTTTGATTTGCAATTGCCGTTCCGGTCCGGCCTCGTTGTAATTGCTGGGTGATGCACGCACGGAGAACTTTGAAAACGCGATCTTCAGTTCTCTTTCTAAGTGAGAGCACGCCGATTTCAAACGCACTAGATCGTTACCGCTGATTTCAATGTCGACCGCGTTGGAACTGCCCGCTCCGCGTCCAAAGATTGACTTTTGCGACGTCACGCCTTTGCTGGCCGGAATCACGTCGAAGGCTTTGTTGAAGACCGCTGCGATCGGTTCCACGTTGTCAGGGTCGTCACTGATTCCGACGATGAACACGCTTCCGCGGGCGACCACGAAGAAAAACTCTTTCAGGGCCGGGATGGTGAAGAATTCTTTGCCGGAACGTTGGTCCGTGATCGGCCCCTCGACGGATGCCTCTTCCGAATTGGCGGCACTCCAAAACGGTTTTAACGCTTGTTCGATCCGCTGGCCGACGTAGTAGTTTTCCATCACGGAGTAACCGGCCGGTGTCGACATTCGGCAAAACGTGAAGTTTTTGTTGCCGTTGGGCAGGTAACTCGCCGGCGGCATCAAGATCATGCTGATCACGACCGAGGCCAAGATAGTGAGCGTGATCACGACAATCCGTAGCCATGCACTGGCGATGCTGCGGTAGGTCAGCAAATGAATTAGCGAAGACCATCCGTTGCCCAACCACTGAAAAATATTGGCAAGGCCGAACAGATCCGAGGCTGACCGAGCGACCGGATTGGTTGCAGTGGATGAACGCAGGAACAACGATGCGGCGGCAGGAATGACCGTGATCGACACGACGAACGACAGCCCGACGGCGGCACAAATGGCCAGGATCAAATCATAGAACAACTGGCCGGCTTCGTCTTGGATCGTTAGCACGGGCGCGAACACGGCGAGTGTCGTTAGGGTCGATGCCAAAATCGCTC
The nucleotide sequence above comes from Neorhodopirellula lusitana. Encoded proteins:
- a CDS encoding efflux RND transporter permease subunit, yielding MDPIKFAIENPVKAAVGVILVLLFGIIAFAQIPVQLTPDVDRPVITIRTTWSGRSPEEIEKSIIIEQEEKLKSVQGLWKMTSVASLGTAMTTLEFNVGSSPERILQEVSNKIDEVPEYPEDVDRPIIDVADTAGDDAIAYLLLQAEDPDFEVATFYDYADRFLKPSLERIEGVAEIDLKGGREHQVQIRFNPTTLARRGITISELNAALRLDNVNASAGDMANNRQDVRFRVLGQYDSLEPLRNTIIKYDDMGSPVRVADIADVELALEKTTHFDQCKGQTSMTIFVKRKTGSNVLDIIEQVKVVVDQMNAPGGVLRSFKNDRYGLRLRMAFDDSHYIYSAINLVKENLMIGGGLAVLVLLLFLRSVRSTLIVAVSIPISVIGTFVIMWFADRNLNVISLAGLSFAVGMVVDNAIVVLENIDRHLKMGSSPSQAAYEGTKEVWGAILASTLTTLAVFAPVLTIQDEAGQLFYDLILAICAAVGLSFVVSITVIPAAASLFLRSSTATNPVARSASDLFGLANIFQWLGNGWSSLIHLLTYRSIASAWLRIVVITLTILASVVISMILMPPASYLPNGNKNFTFCRMSTPAGYSVMENYYVGQRIEQALKPFWSAANSEEASVEGPITDQRSGKEFFTIPALKEFFFVVARGSVFIVGISDDPDNVEPIAAVFNKAFDVIPASKGVTSQKSIFGRGAGSSNAVDIEISGNDLVRLKSACSHLERELKIAFSKFSVRASPSNYNEAGPERQLQIKQEVAKRLNISVSELAMSARAMIDGSFVGDFDFQGDNIDLLLIRDPAIEISPDDVPDLPISVREANGEVAIVPLGQIAEFVPTEASQEIRRVEQQRAIALSVTPPENIALEEAQATILEIVDEARAAGHLGNDIFVSLSGNADRLSEVRASLMGRWTGWNWDSIGSVALSRFFLAMVITYLLMTALFENFLYPLVIMFTVPLATVGGFIGLWFIRQNDPTQQLDVLTMLGFVILVGVVVNNAILIVHQALNNMHGRHHDGEGDAEPMPPREAIRESVRTRMRPIFMTTCTSVFGMLPLVIAPGSGSELYRGLGSIVVGGLLFSTVFTLLVIPLLFSLVLDARRLIWKS